One genomic region from Methanonatronarchaeum thermophilum encodes:
- a CDS encoding IGHMBP2 family helicase produces MFQNYSSYKKHFSKLVELERKEEMERHRSEIKELSPREREDKGRALLNMNKRDEGRGVGQKYKIKFVKNRGRELPDNEISVGDLVMISKNEPLNPENPTGTVIEQTNHSITTEFTSKPPRFVFSKEVRIDLYLNDITYQRMLEALKKLENPTDKQKRIQEKLLGQKKPERNNKPKIEIYNDKLNEPQIEAVRKSLAASDIFLIHGPPGTGKTTTLVEAIEQHVDRGDSVLATADSNVAVDNLVEMLYKRGREVVRIGHPARVTNRLKQHTLDNLIQKTKEYQMAEKTRKKAFKLLEKQDRHTYPSGRWRRGLNNKAIKDLADKDETSRGIPLDKIKSMAKWLELQSQIDQLFNKSDRLEEKAINKVLDEAEVVCTTNSTAGSDLMENQKFDSLFIDEATQSTEPSCLIPITKTDKVVMAGDHKQLPPTILNEKAKQKGLKKTLFERMINNVGNHHKTLLTIQYRMNQKIMSYPNREFYKNKLKAAPQVKRHSLKDITNKTDSLIEPRQPITFIDTEGSSERQPEGSNSRQNKGEARITRKTIERLIDMDIEPSEIGVITPYDAQVDQLRQELPDIKGLEIKTVDGFQGREKEVIVVSLVRSNPEQEIGFLRDLRRLNVAITRAKRKLILIGDSETLRTDKAYRNLINYVQSQGHYLKMNPETIKTK; encoded by the coding sequence ATGTTTCAAAATTACAGTTCATATAAAAAACATTTTTCAAAGCTTGTTGAACTTGAACGTAAAGAAGAGATGGAGAGACATCGCTCTGAAATCAAGGAACTAAGTCCTAGAGAACGTGAAGATAAAGGCCGCGCCCTACTAAACATGAATAAAAGAGATGAAGGGAGAGGAGTCGGTCAAAAATACAAGATAAAGTTTGTTAAAAACAGAGGTAGAGAGTTACCGGATAACGAGATATCGGTTGGAGACCTGGTCATGATAAGTAAAAATGAACCGTTAAATCCCGAAAATCCAACTGGAACCGTTATAGAACAAACCAACCACTCCATAACAACTGAATTTACCAGTAAACCCCCTAGATTTGTTTTTAGTAAAGAAGTTCGAATAGACCTCTATTTAAACGACATAACATACCAAAGAATGCTAGAGGCACTCAAAAAACTAGAGAACCCTACTGACAAACAAAAAAGAATCCAAGAGAAACTTTTAGGACAGAAAAAACCTGAAAGAAACAACAAACCTAAAATCGAAATCTACAATGATAAACTCAATGAACCGCAGATTGAAGCTGTAAGGAAATCACTTGCAGCCAGTGACATCTTCTTGATACATGGTCCACCAGGAACCGGTAAAACCACCACGTTAGTGGAGGCGATAGAACAACATGTTGATCGGGGAGACTCTGTTTTGGCTACAGCGGACTCAAACGTAGCGGTCGACAACCTCGTGGAGATGTTGTATAAAAGAGGTAGAGAGGTAGTTAGGATTGGACATCCAGCAAGAGTCACAAATAGATTGAAACAACATACACTTGACAATTTGATACAAAAGACAAAAGAATACCAAATGGCTGAAAAAACAAGGAAAAAAGCCTTCAAACTACTCGAAAAACAAGATAGGCATACCTATCCAAGTGGTAGGTGGAGAAGAGGCCTAAACAACAAGGCAATAAAGGACCTCGCAGATAAAGATGAGACCTCCAGGGGAATACCTCTGGATAAAATAAAGAGCATGGCCAAATGGCTTGAACTACAAAGCCAGATAGACCAGTTATTCAATAAATCAGATAGACTGGAAGAAAAAGCCATAAATAAAGTACTGGATGAGGCAGAGGTTGTCTGCACTACAAATTCAACTGCAGGTAGCGATTTGATGGAGAACCAGAAATTTGATTCACTATTCATTGATGAAGCAACACAATCAACTGAGCCATCCTGTCTCATACCAATAACAAAAACCGATAAAGTGGTGATGGCTGGTGACCACAAACAACTACCACCAACAATACTGAACGAAAAAGCAAAACAAAAAGGCCTGAAAAAGACATTGTTTGAAAGAATGATAAATAACGTAGGCAACCACCACAAAACCCTACTAACAATCCAGTATAGAATGAATCAAAAAATAATGAGTTATCCGAACAGGGAGTTCTACAAAAATAAACTAAAGGCAGCTCCCCAGGTAAAAAGACACAGTTTAAAAGACATCACAAACAAAACAGATAGCCTGATCGAGCCAAGACAACCAATAACATTCATAGACACCGAAGGCTCTTCAGAAAGACAGCCAGAAGGCTCGAACTCAAGACAAAACAAGGGAGAAGCCAGAATTACACGCAAAACCATAGAAAGATTAATAGATATGGATATAGAGCCAAGTGAGATCGGAGTGATTACGCCTTATGACGCCCAGGTAGACCAGCTAAGACAGGAACTACCGGACATCAAGGGCTTAGAGATAAAGACTGTTGATGGGTTCCAGGGAAGAGAAAAAGAAGTGATAGTAGTCTCCCTTGTCAGATCAAACCCAGAACAAGAAATAGGGTTCTTAAGAGACCTCCGTAGGTTGAACGTCGCAATAACAAGAGCGAAAAGAAAATTAATACTAATAGGGGACTCAGAAACGCTCAGAACAGACAAGGCCTACAGAAACCTAATTAACTACGTACAAAGTCAGGGACACTACCTAAAAATGAACCCAGAGACAATAAAAACAAAATAA
- a CDS encoding deoxycytidylate deaminase, producing MSYCCGVIFCVDGGVFLGDLRQSLDENWMEVARVVAKRSTCTRRKHGAVIVKNKEIVSTGYNGAPRGWEHCTSTGCNREELEIPSGQRYELCRGVHAEMNAVVQGEKQLMEGATIYVTGYPCRICEKLIVNAQIGEIKYLDDGVIRSLDVDKLEEEENQYGEVEI from the coding sequence ATGTCTTATTGTTGTGGGGTTATTTTTTGTGTTGATGGTGGTGTTTTTTTGGGTGATTTGAGGCAGAGTTTGGATGAGAATTGGATGGAGGTTGCTCGTGTTGTTGCTAAGCGTTCTACGTGTACTCGTAGGAAGCATGGGGCTGTGATTGTTAAGAATAAGGAGATTGTTAGTACTGGGTATAATGGTGCTCCTAGGGGTTGGGAGCATTGTACTTCTACTGGTTGTAATCGTGAGGAGTTGGAGATTCCTAGTGGTCAGCGTTATGAGTTGTGTCGTGGTGTTCATGCTGAGATGAATGCTGTTGTTCAGGGTGAGAAGCAGTTGATGGAGGGTGCGACTATTTATGTGACTGGGTATCCGTGTAGGATTTGTGAGAAGTTGATTGTTAATGCTCAGATTGGTGAGATTAAGTATCTTGATGATGGTGTGATTAGGTCGTTAGATGTGGATAAATTAGAAGAGGAAGAAAATCAATATGGTGAAGTGGAGATTTAA
- the hemC gene encoding hydroxymethylbilane synthase: MIRVGTRKSRLAQAQTEKVVEILERETGRSYSIQTLETLGDKENWKSIEDIEGEGVFTRELDEALINDAIDLAVHSCKDVPTRMRSEIKISGYIERGAANDVLVGGALDELPEGGVIGTGSPRRQAIIKKLRPDLKLKSIRGNIDTRIRKARDGDVDAVMLAEAGLHRLELEDKIDYRFKVPETLPAPAQGALCITCRANDREMEEICSAVDHKPTRYSVVAERAAMNEFGYGCTTPVGAYGQVDEKLVFTLEHIEIGERVKVVGEPTNAEKIGRKAARMIMDKNDVFENDR, from the coding sequence ATGATTCGTGTTGGAACAAGGAAAAGCCGGCTTGCACAAGCTCAAACTGAGAAGGTAGTTGAAATACTGGAGAGGGAGACCGGTCGTAGCTATAGTATTCAGACGCTTGAGACACTTGGTGATAAAGAAAACTGGAAATCGATAGAGGATATCGAGGGTGAGGGTGTTTTCACTCGGGAGCTCGATGAAGCATTGATAAACGATGCTATCGACCTAGCAGTTCACAGCTGCAAAGACGTACCTACCAGAATGCGCAGTGAAATCAAGATCTCCGGCTATATAGAGAGAGGGGCTGCGAACGATGTGTTAGTTGGTGGTGCATTAGATGAACTACCGGAAGGCGGTGTTATAGGTACTGGAAGTCCTAGACGGCAAGCAATAATCAAGAAGTTAAGGCCCGACCTTAAACTTAAGTCGATTCGAGGAAATATCGACACACGGATACGTAAAGCGAGAGATGGTGATGTGGATGCTGTTATGTTGGCTGAAGCCGGCTTACATAGATTAGAGTTGGAAGATAAGATTGATTATCGATTTAAAGTTCCAGAAACATTGCCCGCACCGGCACAAGGCGCATTATGCATAACATGCCGAGCAAACGACAGAGAAATGGAAGAAATATGTAGTGCAGTAGACCATAAGCCGACACGGTATTCAGTTGTTGCTGAACGAGCAGCCATGAACGAGTTTGGTTACGGCTGCACAACACCGGTAGGAGCCTACGGACAGGTAGATGAAAAACTGGTTTTCACCCTTGAACACATAGAGATTGGGGAGAGAGTCAAGGTAGTAGGTGAACCTACAAATGCAGAAAAAATCGGTAGAAAAGCAGCTAGAATGATAATGGATAAAAACGATGTGTTTGAAAATGACAGGTAA
- the cobA gene encoding uroporphyrinogen-III C-methyltransferase → MTGKVYLIGAGPSSDLITQRGLDIISKADVVVHDRLIDKKILDKARKDAEIIDAGKKADKHKLKQHEIEEILVDRGKKGKTVARVKGGDSFLFGRGGEEMLSLRNANLKYEIIPGVTTAISVPARFGVPVTHRNVSSSLAIVTGHEDPNKKESTINWSQISHAETIVVLMGVGNLPKIVKKILKVKDPETPVASFQNAYTKNERVVHGKLKNITKIAEKQNLKPPAVTVIGNVVKLGEFWKNNQQNQQN, encoded by the coding sequence ATGACAGGTAAAGTATATTTAATCGGAGCTGGACCCTCCAGCGACCTAATAACCCAGAGAGGACTAGACATAATATCAAAAGCAGACGTAGTTGTACACGACCGCTTGATAGACAAAAAAATACTAGATAAAGCTAGAAAGGACGCAGAGATAATAGATGCAGGAAAAAAAGCAGACAAACACAAACTAAAACAACACGAAATCGAAGAAATATTGGTAGACCGAGGAAAAAAAGGAAAAACAGTAGCACGAGTTAAAGGCGGCGACTCCTTCCTATTCGGACGCGGAGGAGAAGAAATGCTATCACTCAGAAACGCCAACCTAAAATACGAAATAATACCAGGAGTAACAACCGCAATATCAGTACCCGCCAGATTCGGAGTCCCAGTAACCCACAGAAACGTATCCTCATCACTAGCAATAGTAACAGGCCACGAAGACCCAAACAAAAAAGAAAGCACAATCAACTGGAGCCAAATATCACACGCAGAAACAATAGTAGTCCTAATGGGAGTAGGAAACCTACCAAAAATAGTCAAAAAAATACTAAAAGTAAAAGACCCAGAAACACCAGTAGCATCATTCCAAAACGCATACACAAAAAACGAACGCGTCGTACACGGAAAACTAAAAAACATAACAAAAATCGCAGAAAAACAAAACCTAAAACCACCAGCAGTCACAGTAATAGGAAACGTAGTAAAACTAGGAGAATTCTGGAAAAACAACCAACAAAACCAACAAAACTAA
- a CDS encoding aldehyde ferredoxin oxidoreductase family protein, producing MSDWYGWSGNVLEVDLDREKAFVREMDRDVARRFVGGAGYNAKVLYDRVGPDVRPLEPDNVICFGNGPLSGSLAPSSSRFTVTSKSPVTGIFGDSNSGGHWGPELHNAGFDHIFVQGRADKPVYLWIDDHDVELRDASDLWGCDTWETTEAIQEELGDDSVRVISIGQAGENLVKFACVISDMHRAAGRTGMGAVMGSKNLKAIAVRGTKGVQVADPSSFLEACNELEEAVISHPNYETVSTLGTTILQRIIDDAGLGGYRHYQGGSWPEWVEECGGQTLLEKYIVSHKGCYGCPASCSRYYHVKEGDYQTRGGGPEYENVAAFGAELGNMNLASILKCNTLANKYGLDTMHTGHSIAVAMHLYQEGLLSDELVGDVSLEWGNPDSIVRLLEMTAFRKGFGDKLAEGVSELASLAGDTEREVVVETKGMRGSLGDIRSHYPWALNQCTATRGMDHLKGLSAAYPTQEVAKKAADTEIDGEPEGVEVFLGKDTFHVVWSQNRHTVVDSLGLCKYEGIVMNPQRLKNFRDLLSSATGINYSLKDLYTAGERIYNLERAFNIREGIRKKDDYPPKRFFKEPIPDGPAKGAKLDKQKYTKVLEEYYEIRGWRTKDGVPSKDKLDELGLKEVARDIYA from the coding sequence ATGTCTGATTGGTATGGTTGGAGTGGGAATGTTTTGGAAGTGGATTTAGATCGGGAGAAGGCTTTTGTTCGTGAGATGGATCGTGATGTTGCTAGGAGGTTTGTTGGTGGTGCTGGCTATAATGCTAAGGTTTTGTATGACCGGGTTGGGCCTGATGTAAGGCCTTTGGAGCCGGATAATGTGATTTGTTTTGGTAATGGCCCTCTTTCTGGTAGTTTGGCTCCTTCTTCTTCTAGGTTTACTGTGACTTCTAAGTCTCCGGTTACTGGTATTTTTGGTGATAGTAATTCTGGTGGTCATTGGGGTCCTGAGTTGCATAATGCTGGTTTTGATCATATTTTTGTTCAAGGACGGGCGGATAAACCGGTTTATCTATGGATTGATGACCATGATGTTGAGTTGAGGGATGCCAGTGATTTATGGGGCTGTGATACGTGGGAGACGACTGAAGCGATTCAAGAGGAGTTGGGGGATGATAGTGTTCGTGTGATTTCTATTGGTCAGGCTGGGGAGAATTTGGTTAAGTTTGCTTGTGTTATCTCCGATATGCATAGGGCTGCCGGCCGGACTGGTATGGGGGCTGTGATGGGCTCTAAAAACCTGAAGGCAATAGCTGTGCGTGGAACTAAAGGCGTTCAGGTTGCTGACCCCAGTTCTTTTTTAGAGGCTTGTAATGAGCTTGAGGAAGCCGTCATTAGTCATCCAAACTATGAAACTGTTTCAACGCTTGGTACAACAATTTTACAGCGAATTATTGACGATGCAGGTCTTGGTGGCTATAGACATTACCAAGGTGGTAGTTGGCCTGAGTGGGTTGAAGAATGTGGTGGCCAAACCTTACTTGAGAAGTATATTGTGAGTCATAAGGGTTGTTATGGATGTCCAGCAAGCTGCAGCAGATACTACCATGTAAAAGAGGGGGATTATCAAACACGTGGTGGTGGTCCTGAATATGAGAATGTAGCGGCTTTTGGAGCAGAACTAGGCAACATGAACTTGGCTTCAATCTTGAAATGTAATACACTGGCCAATAAATATGGTCTTGACACCATGCACACAGGACATTCTATCGCTGTAGCAATGCATCTCTACCAAGAAGGTTTGTTAAGCGATGAGTTGGTTGGTGATGTTAGTTTGGAGTGGGGTAATCCTGACTCTATAGTTAGGTTGTTGGAGATGACCGCTTTCCGTAAGGGTTTCGGCGATAAGTTGGCTGAAGGAGTATCCGAACTGGCTTCACTAGCAGGTGATACCGAAAGGGAGGTTGTTGTGGAGACAAAGGGTATGCGTGGTTCTCTCGGTGACATAAGAAGCCACTACCCATGGGCCTTGAATCAATGCACCGCCACAAGAGGTATGGATCACTTGAAAGGTCTTTCAGCTGCCTACCCAACCCAAGAAGTTGCCAAAAAAGCTGCCGACACAGAGATAGATGGTGAGCCAGAAGGCGTAGAAGTTTTCCTCGGTAAAGACACATTCCATGTTGTATGGAGCCAAAACAGACACACAGTGGTTGACTCCCTCGGCCTATGCAAATATGAAGGTATTGTCATGAACCCACAGAGACTAAAAAACTTCAGAGACCTACTATCCAGCGCAACAGGAATAAACTACAGCCTAAAAGACCTATATACCGCGGGAGAACGAATATACAACTTGGAACGAGCATTTAACATCCGTGAAGGAATCCGTAAAAAAGACGACTACCCACCAAAAAGGTTCTTCAAAGAACCAATCCCAGACGGCCCCGCAAAAGGAGCAAAACTAGATAAACAGAAATATACAAAAGTGCTAGAGGAATACTACGAAATACGGGGTTGGAGAACTAAAGATGGAGTTCCCTCCAAAGATAAATTAGATGAACTCGGTTTAAAAGAGGTTGCTAGAGATATCTATGCATGA
- a CDS encoding Lrp/AsnC ligand binding domain-containing protein — translation MVVGVTLLNVKPGAEREIQRDLESRDGVREVLHVFGEYDFIVIVEVDGLSKLNDIVDEIREIGGVLSTQTIIGAEMS, via the coding sequence ATGGTTGTTGGAGTTACTTTATTGAATGTAAAGCCTGGTGCAGAGCGTGAGATTCAGAGGGATCTTGAGAGCCGTGATGGTGTTCGTGAGGTCCTTCATGTGTTTGGTGAATATGATTTTATTGTGATTGTTGAAGTCGATGGTTTGAGTAAGTTGAACGATATAGTTGATGAGATACGGGAGATAGGTGGAGTGTTGTCCACACAGACAATTATAGGTGCTGAGATGTCTTGA
- a CDS encoding 4Fe-4S binding protein, with product MSGDVSQIKVDMESCRGCRRCEIVCSWNKSRSFGEKGVTNPRRSGVKVKSDEKNGFYHPLVCDQCDSKDCLEVCDTRAITVDNGAIVVDFDLCSGCGRCTDVCDKIWIDPKSGVAVKCDLCGDEEPICVDACKHDVLRCV from the coding sequence TTGTCTGGTGATGTAAGTCAAATTAAGGTAGATATGGAGAGCTGTCGGGGTTGTAGACGTTGTGAAATTGTTTGCTCTTGGAATAAAAGCCGGTCTTTTGGTGAAAAGGGTGTTACTAATCCAAGGCGTTCAGGTGTGAAAGTCAAATCTGATGAAAAGAATGGTTTTTATCACCCCTTGGTTTGTGATCAATGTGATTCAAAGGATTGTCTCGAGGTTTGTGATACTAGAGCTATAACGGTAGATAATGGTGCAATCGTAGTTGATTTTGATTTGTGTAGTGGGTGTGGTAGGTGTACTGATGTGTGTGATAAGATATGGATAGATCCAAAGTCTGGGGTAGCTGTTAAATGTGATTTATGTGGTGATGAAGAACCTATATGTGTTGATGCTTGTAAGCATGATGTTTTGAGGTGTGTTTGA
- a CDS encoding lysylphosphatidylglycerol synthase transmembrane domain-containing protein: protein MSRLRKLFVVSVSVSVVTLALILLLMEGEDLLVSLGAVDPVFLVLAVVLHVVGWVFWSLRIDVFSRASDIKLGLRKSFEIVVSSTFVASITPSYAGGEPLRVYLIGKEKGYAGRASAIVFAERALDFVFIILFALVGMFYLRGQFDQIANLDIAFTMGAVIIGLSVFGLVLGFFKPHLIKGFFSKFEKPIENFSEGTMEKIYREIDSFHRILWMFIRQKRRYLLGAFFLTVVYWSIHFSIPYILFVGMGSQVDFFTVWFGYFLVLLFLLIPLAPGGSGLAEVGGFVVYSALTGAASIGVLVLLWRLSTYYVNLIVGGLLIGKVIRDISVVEEKIKEPVEEMEGKTVREIE, encoded by the coding sequence TTGAGTAGGCTTAGGAAGTTGTTTGTTGTTTCGGTGTCTGTTAGTGTTGTTACTTTGGCGTTGATTTTGTTGTTGATGGAGGGTGAGGATCTTTTGGTTAGTTTAGGGGCTGTTGACCCTGTTTTTTTGGTTTTGGCTGTTGTTCTTCATGTTGTTGGTTGGGTTTTTTGGAGTTTACGTATCGATGTTTTCAGTCGTGCTTCTGATATTAAGTTGGGTTTGAGGAAGAGTTTTGAGATTGTGGTGTCCAGTACTTTTGTTGCCAGTATCACTCCGTCGTATGCTGGTGGTGAGCCTTTGCGTGTTTATTTGATTGGTAAGGAGAAGGGGTATGCTGGTCGTGCGAGCGCTATTGTTTTTGCTGAACGTGCTCTTGATTTTGTATTCATAATCTTGTTTGCTTTAGTTGGTATGTTTTATTTGAGGGGGCAGTTTGATCAGATTGCAAACTTAGATATCGCGTTCACGATGGGAGCTGTTATAATTGGTTTATCGGTTTTTGGTTTGGTTTTAGGGTTTTTTAAACCCCATTTGATAAAAGGTTTTTTCAGTAAGTTTGAGAAACCGATTGAGAATTTTAGTGAGGGGACGATGGAAAAAATCTATAGAGAGATCGACTCTTTCCATAGAATATTATGGATGTTTATTCGGCAAAAAAGAAGGTACCTACTGGGGGCATTTTTCTTAACGGTTGTATATTGGAGCATCCACTTCAGTATTCCGTATATACTTTTTGTTGGGATGGGTAGCCAGGTGGATTTCTTTACCGTTTGGTTCGGATACTTCCTTGTATTACTATTCTTGTTGATACCATTAGCTCCAGGCGGTAGTGGTTTGGCAGAAGTTGGAGGTTTTGTAGTGTATTCAGCATTAACCGGCGCAGCTTCAATAGGAGTATTAGTGTTACTATGGAGGCTATCCACGTATTATGTAAATCTAATTGTGGGGGGTCTGTTGATCGGGAAGGTAATCAGAGATATTTCAGTTGTTGAAGAAAAAATCAAAGAACCTGTTGAGGAAATGGAAGGAAAAACTGTTAGAGAAATCGAATAA
- the hemL gene encoding glutamate-1-semialdehyde 2,1-aminomutase: protein MNEFRRSKELFVRSQDCLVGGVNSPARSYSPFPIFMEDSEGSKIYDVDGNEFIDYSLAFGPQIFGHRHPRIKQAVERQLERGWAFGTSTEKEVELAELVSKHYSSIDKVRVVNTGTEATMSALRLARGYTGRDKIVKFEGGFHGAHDSVLVQAGSGASTHGAPDSPGVPRELAEKTIVLPWNDKEKLKSVFEEIGGEIACVIAEPVFGNAGCIPPKDGFLELIRDLTSDYGSLFVLDEVITGFRVSMGGAQELFGLEPDLTTLGKVAGGGYPIGIFGGKQEIMKHLSPEGDVYQAGTFSGNPVTTAASIEAIKLLKEDNIIDKANRKGEKIRSKLNKAVKGLPVNVEGISSMFSIFLCSEEINDYGDLEKCDFEAYKKFHREMAKNGVYLPPSQYELCFISYVHSDREIEDTVDIASDVLEKVL, encoded by the coding sequence ATGAATGAGTTTAGGCGTTCTAAGGAGCTTTTTGTTCGGTCGCAGGATTGTTTGGTTGGTGGTGTGAATAGTCCTGCTAGGTCTTATAGTCCTTTTCCGATTTTTATGGAGGATTCTGAGGGTTCTAAGATTTATGATGTTGATGGGAATGAGTTTATTGATTACTCGCTTGCTTTTGGTCCTCAGATTTTTGGTCACCGGCACCCGAGGATTAAGCAGGCTGTTGAAAGGCAGTTGGAGCGTGGTTGGGCTTTTGGAACCTCTACTGAAAAGGAGGTTGAGTTGGCTGAGCTGGTTTCAAAACATTATAGTAGTATAGATAAGGTTCGTGTTGTGAACACGGGTACTGAAGCTACTATGTCTGCATTAAGGCTTGCTCGTGGATATACGGGTCGGGATAAGATTGTTAAGTTTGAGGGTGGTTTCCATGGGGCTCATGACTCTGTTTTGGTTCAGGCTGGTAGTGGTGCTTCAACACATGGAGCTCCAGACAGTCCTGGAGTACCCCGTGAACTAGCTGAGAAAACGATTGTTTTGCCGTGGAACGATAAAGAAAAACTTAAAAGTGTTTTTGAAGAGATAGGGGGTGAGATTGCTTGTGTTATTGCGGAGCCGGTTTTTGGTAACGCTGGTTGTATACCGCCTAAAGATGGTTTTCTAGAGCTTATACGAGATCTGACGAGTGATTATGGGTCTTTGTTTGTGCTTGATGAAGTTATCACTGGTTTTCGTGTTTCTATGGGTGGTGCTCAAGAACTGTTTGGTTTGGAGCCTGACCTAACTACCTTGGGTAAGGTAGCTGGAGGTGGATACCCGATAGGGATTTTCGGTGGAAAACAAGAGATCATGAAACACTTGTCTCCGGAGGGTGATGTATATCAAGCAGGTACTTTCAGTGGAAACCCAGTTACCACTGCAGCAAGCATAGAGGCAATAAAACTCCTCAAAGAAGACAATATAATTGATAAAGCGAACAGAAAGGGAGAAAAAATACGCAGTAAACTTAATAAGGCGGTTAAAGGATTGCCAGTGAATGTTGAGGGGATTTCGTCTATGTTCTCAATATTCCTCTGCAGTGAAGAGATTAATGATTACGGGGATTTAGAGAAATGTGATTTTGAGGCCTATAAAAAGTTTCATAGGGAGATGGCTAAGAATGGCGTGTATCTACCGCCATCCCAATACGAGTTATGCTTCATATCATATGTACATTCAGATAGAGAGATAGAAGATACTGTTGATATTGCTAGTGACGTTTTGGAGAAAGTATTATGA
- a CDS encoding replication factor C large subunit — protein MSKEKWVEKYRPESFEEISGNSKAVKKFVKWAKKWREGTPSKKAVRLVGPPGVGKTTAAYVLAGEFGWEVMEMNASDERAKDIVERLAGTASSSGTLSMGTGGRRLLVIDEADNLHGNADRGGKAAITKIIKGSSQPIVLIANDEYGMSGGMRRNTMKIEFKHPRQGEVVKALQRVQRREGFKAYKNALREIARNADGDVRGAINDLQSIAESKLVGGQDVLRKDDVDLGDRNREENIWKLLNSVFRNDDFSKLLRVKRDLDSDITPDDLLHWVDSNLPKKYDGEDLVGPTRYLGRAAVYLGRVSTSGNYSLWSYASEMSTLGVCVNKPFQSAPQYRGPEMFSMLSKARSVRNKQNSLTRKISDGYFVSEDMAVEMIPYLKLIFSSDEEQAVRIAHRLRLSEDEVGYLGGDPEIADKEIKEVREIDEDEDEAQVSLGDF, from the coding sequence ATGTCTAAGGAGAAGTGGGTTGAGAAGTATAGGCCGGAGTCTTTTGAGGAGATTTCTGGTAATAGTAAGGCGGTTAAGAAGTTTGTGAAGTGGGCTAAGAAATGGAGAGAGGGAACGCCTAGTAAGAAGGCGGTTCGTTTGGTTGGTCCGCCGGGTGTTGGTAAGACTACTGCTGCGTATGTTTTGGCTGGTGAGTTTGGTTGGGAGGTTATGGAGATGAATGCTAGTGATGAGCGTGCGAAGGATATTGTTGAGCGGTTGGCTGGTACTGCTTCGTCTTCTGGTACTTTGTCGATGGGTACTGGTGGCAGGCGTCTCTTGGTTATTGATGAGGCTGATAATCTTCATGGTAATGCGGATCGTGGTGGTAAGGCGGCTATTACTAAGATAATTAAGGGTTCTAGTCAGCCGATTGTTTTGATTGCTAATGATGAGTATGGTATGTCTGGTGGTATGCGGCGTAACACGATGAAGATTGAGTTTAAGCATCCGAGGCAGGGTGAGGTTGTTAAGGCGTTGCAGAGGGTTCAGAGGAGGGAGGGTTTTAAGGCTTATAAGAATGCTTTGAGGGAGATTGCTAGGAATGCGGATGGTGATGTTCGTGGTGCAATCAACGATTTACAGTCGATAGCTGAATCTAAGTTGGTTGGTGGGCAGGATGTTTTGAGGAAGGATGATGTTGATTTGGGTGATCGGAATCGGGAGGAGAATATCTGGAAGTTGCTTAACTCTGTGTTTAGGAATGATGATTTTAGTAAGTTGTTGAGGGTTAAGCGGGATCTTGATTCTGATATAACGCCGGATGATTTGTTGCATTGGGTTGACAGTAACTTACCTAAGAAGTATGATGGGGAGGATTTGGTTGGCCCAACAAGGTATTTGGGTAGGGCTGCTGTTTATTTGGGGCGTGTTTCAACCAGTGGTAACTATTCTTTGTGGAGTTATGCCTCGGAGATGTCTACTTTAGGGGTTTGTGTGAACAAGCCTTTTCAATCTGCACCTCAGTATCGGGGGCCTGAGATGTTTTCGATGTTGTCTAAAGCTAGGTCGGTTAGGAACAAACAGAACAGTTTAACGAGGAAGATTTCTGATGGTTATTTTGTTTCTGAGGATATGGCTGTTGAAATGATTCCCTATCTGAAATTGATTTTCAGTTCCGATGAGGAGCAAGCGGTTAGGATAGCTCATCGCTTAAGGCTTAGTGAGGATGAAGTCGGTTATTTGGGTGGTGACCCTGAGATCGCGGATAAAGAGATCAAAGAGGTCAGGGAGATAGATGAAGACGAAGATGAAGCACAGGTATCATTAGGTGATTTTTGA